A single genomic interval of Pyrobaculum arsenaticum DSM 13514 harbors:
- a CDS encoding putative RNA uridine N3 methyltransferase, whose amino-acid sequence MFSIAIPHDFLSETPDEPSKIRKLGYLARAASVFKVSTVIIYYYGAPLREDIDLAKTVLEYLVTPPYLRKRVYKIDKRLRLAGLLPPLKIPSHVVPKEPRIGEVREGVVERWDGYYSIVYIGGGKYAKIPKPYPVGARLLVRIEAPTSRPDTYRAAIYKGPPPAYWGYKVEVRPIQSLTDGFDAVILTGREGKPICEVSPKLGKNTLVVFGGPRRGVDEIFKESGLELPGDLINFAPGQGTETIRTEEAVFIVLSILNYITKCRL is encoded by the coding sequence GTGTTTTCAATCGCAATTCCACATGATTTTCTATCTGAAACGCCTGACGAGCCTAGCAAGATCCGCAAATTGGGATACCTAGCCAGGGCGGCTTCTGTTTTCAAGGTAAGCACAGTCATTATCTACTACTACGGCGCCCCACTGAGGGAAGACATAGACCTCGCCAAGACTGTTCTTGAGTACTTGGTTACTCCTCCCTATCTCAGGAAAAGGGTGTATAAAATAGACAAGAGGCTGCGCCTCGCCGGGCTTCTCCCCCCGCTAAAGATACCCAGCCACGTTGTGCCCAAAGAGCCGCGAATTGGCGAAGTACGTGAGGGCGTAGTTGAGCGCTGGGACGGGTACTACTCAATAGTGTACATAGGCGGCGGCAAGTATGCCAAGATCCCAAAACCGTATCCAGTGGGGGCGCGCTTATTGGTGAGGATAGAGGCGCCAACGTCGAGACCCGACACCTACCGGGCGGCCATTTATAAGGGCCCGCCGCCAGCGTACTGGGGCTATAAAGTAGAGGTTAGACCAATACAGAGCCTTACTGATGGATTCGACGCTGTAATCCTAACGGGGAGAGAGGGAAAGCCGATATGCGAGGTGAGTCCAAAGCTGGGTAAAAACACGCTCGTGGTTTTCGGAGGCCCACGCAGGGGGGTAGACGAAATTTTTAAAGAGTCTGGGCTTGAGCTCCCCGGCGATCTAATTAATTTCGCGCCGGGACAAGGCACAGAAACTATAAGGACTGAGGAGGCCGTCTTCATAGTCCTTTCTATTCTGAACTATATAACGAAGTGTCGCCTTTAG